One stretch of Siphonobacter curvatus DNA includes these proteins:
- a CDS encoding Ig-like domain-containing protein produces MKHLFLIVSLLWVFTSCSKKDEAPAVVINQPQLQVHFDEEHQFALTQGNNTLDASQYKWTSSNETVGTVDAAGKFSGNRIGETTITGTSADGKNRVESKVTVIPYVASFVKEPVLDFGNSKATVKSKETRTLVNENDNSLEYQAENTKLRGVGYIFQNAALIGSVLFLTQTNEVAQEAARYYAERYYTEMGDNEILVEISDKVIMGLVIDEEWGLCCIYLPANTSGGGRVAAKDLKQAFKGQYKPGKTNSIQLKQAFAAVRSRKQ; encoded by the coding sequence ATGAAACACCTTTTCTTAATCGTAAGCCTACTTTGGGTTTTTACGTCCTGCTCTAAAAAAGACGAGGCTCCGGCTGTTGTAATCAACCAGCCGCAGTTGCAAGTACATTTCGACGAAGAACATCAGTTCGCCCTCACGCAAGGAAACAATACCCTCGATGCCAGTCAGTATAAGTGGACCTCTAGTAACGAAACCGTAGGTACGGTGGATGCCGCGGGTAAATTTTCCGGCAACCGCATCGGCGAAACCACCATCACTGGAACGTCAGCCGATGGTAAAAACCGGGTAGAAAGCAAAGTAACGGTGATTCCCTACGTAGCTTCTTTTGTGAAAGAACCCGTACTGGATTTTGGCAACAGCAAGGCTACCGTCAAAAGTAAGGAGACCCGAACACTGGTGAATGAAAATGACAACTCGCTTGAATATCAGGCAGAAAATACAAAATTAAGAGGTGTCGGCTATATTTTTCAGAATGCTGCTTTGATTGGCTCTGTGCTGTTTCTTACGCAAACGAATGAAGTAGCCCAAGAGGCGGCTCGTTACTATGCAGAACGCTATTACACAGAAATGGGTGATAATGAAATTCTGGTTGAGATCTCCGATAAAGTTATTATGGGACTGGTTATCGATGAAGAATGGGGGCTTTGTTGCATTTACCTACCTGCAAATACTTCAGGTGGTGGAAGGGTTGCGGCAAAAGACCTGAAGCAGGCCTTCAAAGGTCAGTACAAGCCTGGTAAGACAAATAGTATCCAGTTAAAGCAGGCTTTTGCAGCTGTCCGTTCCCGGAAACAATAG
- a CDS encoding glycoside hydrolase domain-containing protein, with product MSLFPFRMKYYRLSLKCFLLVWCSVWQVMAFAQRNQVNVFLGSSGDHGQLSPAATSPFSQLSILPLTVPGTHTGYEYLAKDVLGFTHNRFEGVGCQGSGGLLLLKPFLGTQDDGKPLRKVSDTAQPGQYAISFTNGIRMKATVLQNEGLSEYTFPEGAKGFRLDLGHTFNRAFVGEQHTLNGSRVSGWIQAKTTCHAGTYTIYYALDLGTTATWTEESNHILIAHLSPATRQVPVRIAFSAVDQASAEQRLQQGATQTYTSLFQKSTAAWNDLLGIVQVEGPKDRTSLFYSLLYRTMQSPFRISETDGRFRGTDGNIHEATSPRYHGWAIWDNYKTQLPLLALLYPRLYQDITHSIANLYRYGKYDFAGPTEPANSVRTEHAAVVLLDAVRKGYTLDVPAIRQALLADTARFDFSKPDKFLEASYDLWMMGKLFEGLHEQPLSEHFLRKSQAYRPLWEKEFKDLSKSDVDRMSARSMYQGTIRQYRWSVPFDVTGLVQLAGGRKAFTEQLDDFFDNHYFNRANEPDLQSPALYYASDKPWKYQQLVQQLAVDTVVQYYFNDNSRGIGAHIDRIYKNEPKALVRTMDDDAGAMSGWFVLTALGIQQPLVGEPIYYLNVPLFRKITIRLPSKNLEISVPNFSNQRRYIQRVTLNGKDLKRLWLTHEELTGGGKLVIEASDKPTTYGTENIWISGSER from the coding sequence CGGCGACTTCGCCCTTTAGCCAGTTGAGTATTCTGCCGCTTACGGTGCCGGGTACGCACACGGGCTACGAATATCTGGCGAAGGATGTACTCGGTTTTACGCACAATCGCTTTGAAGGCGTAGGCTGTCAGGGCAGCGGTGGACTGCTGTTACTGAAACCCTTTCTGGGGACGCAGGACGATGGCAAGCCGCTTCGTAAGGTTTCCGATACCGCCCAACCCGGTCAGTATGCGATCTCGTTTACGAACGGCATACGTATGAAAGCGACCGTTCTACAGAACGAAGGCCTGTCCGAATACACCTTCCCCGAGGGAGCTAAAGGCTTTCGGCTCGATCTGGGACATACCTTCAACCGGGCCTTCGTTGGCGAACAGCATACCCTGAACGGATCCCGGGTGTCGGGATGGATTCAGGCGAAAACGACCTGTCACGCGGGCACGTATACGATCTATTACGCCCTGGACCTTGGTACTACTGCTACCTGGACGGAGGAATCCAACCACATCCTGATCGCCCATTTGTCGCCCGCGACGCGTCAGGTTCCGGTACGGATTGCCTTTTCGGCAGTCGATCAGGCCTCTGCCGAACAACGCCTCCAGCAGGGAGCTACGCAGACGTACACGTCCCTTTTCCAAAAATCCACTGCCGCCTGGAACGACCTGCTGGGTATTGTTCAGGTGGAAGGCCCCAAAGATCGCACCTCGCTTTTCTACTCGTTACTATACCGAACCATGCAGTCGCCCTTCCGGATTTCGGAAACCGATGGCCGTTTTCGGGGGACGGATGGGAACATTCACGAAGCCACCAGCCCCCGGTACCACGGCTGGGCCATCTGGGATAACTACAAAACGCAGCTGCCCCTGTTAGCTCTGCTGTATCCTCGCTTGTATCAGGACATTACTCATTCCATTGCCAACCTCTACCGCTACGGCAAGTACGATTTTGCGGGGCCTACCGAACCCGCCAACTCCGTGCGTACCGAGCACGCGGCGGTGGTCCTGCTGGATGCTGTCCGCAAAGGGTATACGCTGGACGTACCCGCTATCCGGCAGGCTTTGCTGGCGGATACGGCCCGTTTTGATTTTAGCAAGCCGGATAAATTTCTGGAAGCGTCCTACGATCTGTGGATGATGGGAAAACTCTTCGAGGGCCTGCACGAGCAACCCCTGTCCGAGCATTTCCTGCGTAAATCCCAGGCGTATCGCCCCTTGTGGGAGAAGGAATTCAAAGACCTGAGTAAGTCCGACGTGGACCGCATGTCGGCTCGCAGTATGTACCAGGGTACCATCCGGCAGTATCGCTGGTCGGTCCCCTTTGATGTTACGGGTCTGGTGCAACTGGCGGGTGGCCGGAAAGCCTTTACGGAGCAACTCGACGACTTTTTTGATAATCATTATTTCAACCGGGCCAACGAACCCGATTTGCAGTCGCCGGCACTGTATTACGCCAGTGACAAACCCTGGAAGTACCAGCAGCTCGTGCAGCAACTGGCCGTCGATACGGTCGTGCAGTATTACTTTAATGATAATAGTCGCGGGATTGGAGCCCACATCGACCGCATTTACAAGAACGAACCCAAAGCCTTGGTACGCACGATGGATGACGACGCCGGAGCCATGTCAGGCTGGTTTGTACTGACGGCTCTGGGCATTCAGCAGCCGCTGGTGGGCGAACCCATCTATTACCTGAACGTTCCTTTATTCAGGAAAATCACCATTCGGCTTCCCTCGAAAAACCTGGAAATCAGCGTACCTAATTTTTCCAATCAACGGCGATACATTCAGCGGGTAACCCTGAACGGCAAAGATTTAAAACGACTCTGGCTTACGCACGAGGAACTGACCGGAGGGGGTAAACTGGTGATCGAAGCCAGCGACAAACCGACGACGTACGGAACGGAGAATATCTGGATTTCGGGTAGTGAGCGTTAG